The following are from one region of the Coffea eugenioides isolate CCC68of chromosome 2, Ceug_1.0, whole genome shotgun sequence genome:
- the LOC113759956 gene encoding uncharacterized protein LOC113759956: MPLDPQAFYQTTAEPVVPEHPVQTKPEVGESSAPVDIKLLKRLDRFDEFIRKNQGLSKQGVLDYDDLCLFPNVQLPVGFKTPKFNKYDGTGNPKTHLRLFANKLGRPVDDENLPLRLFPESLEGDALDWYSNLKPEEVKTWLDLSNAFIRQYEYNCELAPTRTTLEGTKRRPSEDHKTYAKRWRKIAAKVEPPMTEDEIVRTFIKAHDPPHFEEIFRMTGCSFAAIVNKLEEYDDFVRVGKIVNVSALKSQVEALQGQGSSGKGPQFKKKEGDVTFVWSHNPSPRPQYQHNPTYEPSYPYYSNPHHVYTTNINPHRSRPSYTNPSLAPFQISQPNPHQNRHRPLFNPRMPPPNRPIYNYPQPPKANNPGRNRTFTNLDRPLDQLYDQLKAAGKIGIIPPPTYPYGMPVGYNPQAVCAYHSGAPGHPIAECKALKHKIQDMVEAGEIVIRRKEAQAPNVDKNPLPEYDNTIGVIMDNTKFKEPIRNSSSKAEVFGNDAEFPDIPEGSISN; this comes from the coding sequence ATGCCTCTGGATCCACAAGCTTTTTATCAGACTACCGCAGAGCCTGTTGTGCCAGAGCACcctgttcaaaccaagccagaagtgggagagtcgtctgcccCGGTGGATATCAAGCTACTTAAGCGGTTggatcgtttcgatgagttcatcAGGAAAAATcaaggtttaagcaaacaaGGGGTGTTAGACTACGATGATCTGTGCCTGTTTCCAAATGTACAGCTGCCCGTAGGGTTCAAAACCCCGAAGTTCAATAAGTATGATGGTACAGGCAACCCTAAGACACACTTGCgtttgtttgccaacaagttgggcagaCCCGTAGATGACGAAAACTTGCCATTAAGGTTATTTCCAGAAAGTCTGGAAGGGGacgcactcgactggtattccaactTAAAGCCAGAGGAGGTAAAGACTTGGCTTGATCTATCCAACGCCTTCATCAGACAATACGAATATAACTGCGAGCTAGCACCTACTAGAACTACATTGGAAGGCACAAAGAGgcgaccatctgaagatcataagacatacgCCAAAAGATGGAGAAAGATAGCTGCCAAGGTTGAGCCTCCGATGACCGAAGATGAAATTGTTCGCACTTTCataaaggcgcatgatcctcCACACTTCGAAGAAATCTTCCGTATGACCGGGTGTTCATTTGCTGCGATTGTGAATAAACTcgaagaatatgatgattttgtgagaGTCGGAAAAATTGTTAACGTCTCTGCCCTAAAATCACAAGTAGAAGCTTTGCAAGGGCAAGGAAGTAGTGGGAAAGGACCacagtttaaaaagaaagagggggatgtAACTTTTGTCTGGAGTCACAACCCTTCACCCAGACCCCAATAccaacacaatccaacctacGAACCATcttacccttactattcaaacccTCACCATGTATATACTACCAATATCAACCCCCATCGATCTCGCCCAAGCTATACTAACCCATCtttagccccttttcaaatttctcaaccaaatccacACCAAAACCGTCATCGGCCTCTATTCAATCCAAGAATGCCTCCACCAAACAGACCCATTTACAACTATCCTCAACCCCCTAAAGCCAACAACCCGGGACGTAACCGCACATTCACCAATCTCGACAGGCCTTTGGATCAATTATATGACCAATTGAAGGCTGCCGGGAAAATAGGTATCATTCCCCCTCCAACCTATCCGTATGGTATGCCCGTTGGGTATAACCCACAAGCcgtctgtgcttatcattcaggggcaCCCGGCCATCCGATTGCTGAGTGTAAAGCACTcaagcataaaattcaagacatggTTGAAGCTGGAGAGATTGTAATTAGAAGAAAAGAGGCACAAGCGCCAAATGTGGATAAGAACCCCCTGCCAGAGTACGATAACACCATTGGGGTTATTATGGACAATACGAAATTTAAGGAGCCTATTAGAAACTCGTCAAGTAAGGCTGAGgtgtttggaaatgatgcaGAA